A region from the Leptolyngbya iicbica LK genome encodes:
- a CDS encoding ABC-three component system protein: MNGIPIPKEMRLVNSSPEEWEAFIEEWASAGTVGSYKRIRRHSGSGDMGIDVAGYVDDDGLSGVWDNFQCKRYATSLSPSMVWVEFGKIIYYSFKNQYAPPRRYFFVAPKGVGTTLSKLMDNPAELKESIKNNWETYCLNKITTTANIPLEGDLLDWFEDFDFSIFSYKTAVELIKEHATTPFHSVRFGGGLDLRPAPDTPPETPTEKESRYIRQIFDAYSEHLSIDINSASDISSSLKPELNNHMLRQRERFYSAESLRVFARDTVPPGTFDRLQSEILDGVIDICEDTHPDGLTRMNEVIRESTRIALTSNPLVTVTETKDRQGICHQLANDDKLIWVPSGKEV; this comes from the coding sequence ATGAACGGAATCCCCATTCCTAAAGAGATGCGTCTAGTGAACTCATCACCAGAAGAGTGGGAAGCTTTTATAGAGGAGTGGGCAAGTGCTGGGACAGTCGGATCTTATAAGCGTATTCGCCGTCATTCCGGCTCGGGTGACATGGGTATTGATGTGGCTGGCTATGTAGATGATGATGGACTATCTGGGGTATGGGACAACTTTCAATGTAAAAGATATGCCACTTCCTTATCTCCAAGTATGGTTTGGGTTGAATTTGGCAAAATAATTTACTACTCATTCAAAAATCAATATGCTCCTCCTAGACGATACTTCTTTGTCGCTCCTAAAGGGGTCGGAACCACTCTTTCAAAACTCATGGATAATCCTGCAGAATTGAAGGAAAGTATTAAAAATAATTGGGAAACTTATTGCCTTAATAAAATAACTACAACAGCAAATATTCCCCTGGAAGGTGATTTACTTGATTGGTTTGAGGATTTTGACTTTTCAATCTTCTCCTATAAAACTGCAGTGGAATTAATTAAGGAGCATGCAACAACTCCGTTTCACTCAGTAAGATTCGGCGGCGGACTGGACTTGCGCCCAGCCCCTGATACGCCACCAGAAACTCCTACTGAGAAAGAGAGCAGATACATCAGACAAATATTTGATGCTTATAGCGAGCATCTTAGTATAGATATAAATAGTGCTTCAGATATTTCATCCTCTCTAAAACCAGAGCTCAACAATCACATGTTGAGACAACGCGAACGTTTTTATAGTGCTGAATCGCTAAGAGTCTTTGCTCGTGATACTGTTCCACCAGGTACTTTCGATAGATTGCAAAGCGAGATTCTAGATGGTGTAATAGATATCTGCGAAGATACGCATCCAGACGGATTGACGCGAATGAATGAAGTTATAAGGGAATCAACACGTATAGCTTTAACAAGTAATCCGCTAGTTACAGTGACCGAGACCAAAGATAGGCAGGGGATCTGTCATCAATTGGCTAACGACGATAAGCTTATATGGGTACCTAGTGGCAAGGAGGTGTGA
- a CDS encoding transposase gives MLTEQIKATFKDAARKLTGQKKREFTAQVALDYFEGSARQTERALGWDRVSIQRGLDSLKSGTDYEDNYQARGRKKVETLLPNLAQDIDELVQGDVQADPKFQTPFGYLKVTAQGVRDQLIAEKGYVDEELPCRQTIGEVLNRLGYRLRKPSRPSR, from the coding sequence ATGTTGACAGAGCAAATCAAAGCGACATTCAAAGACGCGGCTCGTAAACTGACGGGGCAGAAGAAACGCGAATTTACGGCCCAAGTCGCCTTGGATTATTTTGAGGGGTCAGCCCGCCAAACAGAACGTGCTCTGGGTTGGGATCGCGTCAGCATCCAGCGAGGGCTCGATAGCTTAAAGAGCGGGACTGACTATGAGGATAACTACCAAGCCCGAGGGCGCAAAAAAGTCGAGACCTTGCTCCCAAATCTAGCGCAAGATATCGATGAGTTGGTTCAGGGGGATGTCCAAGCCGACCCGAAATTCCAGACCCCGTTTGGCTACCTGAAAGTCACGGCCCAAGGCGTCCGTGACCAGTTAATCGCCGAGAAAGGCTACGTTGATGAGGAACTACCCTGTCGTCAAACGATAGGCGAGGTGTTGAATCGTCTGGGCTATCGTCTTCGTAAACCCTCAAGACCAAGCCGTTGA
- a CDS encoding ISAzo13-like element transposase-related protein — protein MKKIPQTDAIFDHVATANAAADAAANVLRLSIDSKAKVKVGNLSRGGKDRRQHAPKADDHDTEWQSVLVPFGILNLQTDELTLYLGESAETSDFIVDCLSQWWQDHRADYRHITTLAINLDGGSATRSNRTQFIKRLVSFARQSQLSLELIYYPPYHSKYNPIERCWAALEQFWNGAILDSVATTLNWASNMTWKGRIPVVHHVTDYYEKGIKVDAKTLASFQVDWHPSAELPQWAITINPA, from the coding sequence TTGAAGAAAATTCCGCAAACAGACGCCATTTTCGACCATGTGGCAACGGCTAATGCAGCGGCGGATGCGGCGGCGAACGTGTTGCGACTCTCCATTGATTCAAAAGCCAAAGTCAAGGTGGGGAATCTTTCACGCGGGGGCAAGGACCGGCGACAGCACGCGCCCAAAGCCGATGACCACGACACCGAATGGCAGTCTGTCCTAGTGCCGTTTGGGATTCTCAACTTACAAACCGACGAGTTGACCCTTTATTTGGGAGAGTCCGCCGAAACCTCTGATTTCATCGTGGATTGCCTGAGCCAGTGGTGGCAAGACCACCGGGCCGACTATCGGCACATCACCACGCTCGCGATTAATCTAGATGGGGGGAGCGCGACTCGCTCGAATCGCACCCAGTTTATCAAGCGCTTGGTGAGCTTTGCTCGACAGAGCCAATTGAGCCTGGAGTTGATTTATTATCCGCCCTATCACAGTAAATACAATCCCATTGAGCGCTGTTGGGCAGCCCTTGAGCAGTTCTGGAATGGTGCGATTCTCGATTCCGTCGCAACGACCCTGAATTGGGCGAGCAACATGACTTGGAAAGGCCGTATACCAGTTGTCCACCATGTCACTGATTATTATGAAAAGGGCATTAAGGTGGATGCGAAGACACTGGCCTCCTTTCAAGTCGATTGGCATCCTTCGGCAGAACTGCCCCAGTGGGCCATTACGATCAATCCTGCCTAG
- a CDS encoding ParA family protein has translation MKTLSCLSLSGGQGKTSISLLLGRLLAQQGQRVLMVDADPQANLTFYLGHNVQPDAPTLLEVLKRQVETAAGIYPLAYENLYLLPADEGLHQAQEYLATSGMGALALRYSLEAVGELFDVCLIDSPPQRTQICLSVVGASDWVLIPAEASTKGVNSLLRSLELLEEMRRIRAFTGQVLGVLPFRDKWFGQSQATDSREAIAAMQQVAGEIRVLPSVLESERYKQAIRQGRLLAELGYGELELPLQQVIEILGQV, from the coding sequence ATGAAGACTTTGAGTTGTTTGTCGCTCTCGGGAGGACAAGGGAAAACGTCGATCTCGCTCTTGTTGGGCCGACTGTTGGCCCAGCAGGGGCAGCGGGTGTTGATGGTGGATGCCGACCCGCAGGCGAATCTGACGTTTTATTTGGGCCATAACGTGCAGCCGGATGCCCCGACGTTGCTGGAAGTGTTGAAGCGTCAGGTGGAGACGGCGGCGGGCATTTATCCCCTGGCTTACGAAAACCTATATCTGCTGCCTGCCGATGAGGGACTGCATCAGGCCCAGGAATACTTGGCCACGAGCGGCATGGGAGCCTTGGCGTTGCGCTACAGCTTGGAGGCCGTGGGGGAACTGTTTGATGTTTGCCTAATTGATTCACCGCCCCAGCGCACTCAGATTTGTCTGTCAGTGGTGGGGGCATCGGACTGGGTGTTGATTCCGGCGGAGGCTTCGACCAAGGGAGTCAATTCGCTGCTGCGCAGCCTGGAGCTGTTGGAGGAGATGCGGCGCATCCGGGCGTTTACGGGGCAGGTGCTGGGAGTGCTGCCGTTTCGCGATAAGTGGTTTGGCCAATCGCAGGCGACGGATAGTCGAGAGGCGATCGCGGCGATGCAACAGGTCGCGGGAGAGATTCGGGTGCTGCCGTCAGTTTTGGAGAGTGAGCGCTACAAGCAAGCGATTCGGCAGGGGCGGTTATTGGCCGAGCTGGGATATGGGGAGTTGGAATTGCCGCTGCAGCAGGTGATTGAAATTTTGGGACAGGTGTAG